The Epilithonimonas zeae genome contains a region encoding:
- a CDS encoding TIGR01777 family oxidoreductase, producing the protein MKIIIAAGTGFLGRNLEKYYLNKNYEVKILTRNPKRKNEIFWDAKTIGTWKNELEYADVLINLTGKSVDCRYNEKNKKEIYDSRINSTRVLQKAIDESQNPPKIWLNASSATIYVHSEIHLNTESNGIIGDDFSMNICKSWEKEFFKLKNPNIRKVALRTSIVLGKNGGAFPKFKQITNLGLGGKQGRGNQLMSWIHIDDFCEAVNFIIENENLKGAINITAPKPLTNEEMMKRLRDKFKFPFGISSPVWLLEIASIFIRTETELMLKSRNVYPEILLQNDFKFRYDTFEKALEKL; encoded by the coding sequence ATGAAAATAATCATCGCAGCAGGAACAGGTTTCCTTGGAAGAAATCTCGAAAAATATTACCTCAATAAAAACTACGAAGTCAAAATATTGACAAGAAATCCGAAACGCAAAAATGAAATTTTCTGGGATGCTAAAACAATCGGAACGTGGAAAAACGAATTGGAATACGCAGATGTCCTTATCAATCTTACAGGAAAATCCGTTGACTGCAGATACAACGAAAAGAACAAAAAAGAAATCTACGATTCTAGAATCAACTCAACAAGAGTTCTGCAAAAAGCAATTGATGAAAGTCAAAATCCACCAAAAATCTGGCTGAACGCCAGTTCTGCGACAATTTATGTTCATTCAGAAATACATCTTAACACAGAAAGCAATGGAATCATCGGCGATGATTTCTCAATGAATATCTGTAAATCTTGGGAAAAAGAATTCTTCAAACTAAAAAACCCAAATATTAGAAAAGTTGCGCTCAGAACGTCAATTGTTCTTGGGAAAAATGGCGGTGCTTTTCCGAAATTTAAACAGATCACAAATTTAGGTTTAGGTGGCAAACAGGGTAGAGGAAACCAATTGATGAGCTGGATTCATATCGATGATTTTTGTGAAGCCGTAAACTTCATCATTGAAAATGAAAACCTTAAAGGTGCAATCAATATTACTGCTCCAAAACCATTGACCAATGAAGAAATGATGAAACGACTTAGGGATAAATTCAAGTTTCCTTTCGGAATTTCAAGTCCGGTTTGGTTATTGGAAATCGCTTCAATCTTCATCAGAACAGAAACAGAATTGATGTTGAAAAGTCGAAATGTTTATCCTGAGATTTTATTGCAAAATGATTTCAAATTTCGATATGATACTTTTGAAAAAGCCTTAGAAAAATTGTAA
- the lpdA gene encoding dihydrolipoyl dehydrogenase encodes MNYDIIVIGSGPGGYVTAIRAAQLGFKTAIIEKENLGGICLNWGCIPTKALLKSAHVFNYLKHAEDYGLNKVENPGFDFTKVIQRSRGVASKMSSGIAFLMRKNKVDVIMGTATVKAGKKVSVVDAEGKTTEYSGTNIIIATGARSRELPNLPQDGKKVIGYRQALSLPEQPKSMIVVGSGAIGIEFADFYNSMGTKVTVVEFLPNIVPLEDEEVSKHVEKSLKKAGIEIMTNSSVESVDTSGNGVKAKVKTATGEITLEADILLSAVGIASNVEGIGLEAVGIKTEKGKVLVNEWYQTSVPGYYAIGDIIPTQALAHVASAEGITCVEKIKGLHVEAIDYGNIPGCTYCHPEIASVGLTEKQAKEKGYEIKVGKFPFSASGKATANGDVDGFIKVIFDAKYGEWLGCHMVGDGVTDMIAEAVVARRLETTGHDIIKSIHPHPTLSESIMEAAAAAYGEVIHI; translated from the coding sequence ATGAACTACGATATTATTGTTATTGGAAGTGGACCTGGCGGATATGTAACTGCAATCAGAGCTGCTCAATTGGGTTTCAAAACCGCTATAATCGAAAAAGAAAATCTTGGAGGTATTTGTCTTAACTGGGGTTGTATCCCGACTAAAGCGCTTCTAAAATCGGCTCACGTTTTCAATTATTTGAAGCATGCTGAAGATTATGGTCTTAATAAAGTAGAAAATCCAGGTTTCGATTTCACAAAAGTGATTCAGAGAAGTAGAGGTGTAGCTTCTAAAATGAGTAGCGGAATTGCTTTCTTAATGAGAAAGAATAAAGTGGATGTTATTATGGGAACTGCAACGGTGAAAGCTGGTAAAAAAGTTTCTGTAGTAGATGCAGAAGGAAAAACAACTGAATATTCTGGAACCAATATCATTATTGCAACCGGAGCTCGTTCCAGAGAATTACCAAATCTTCCTCAGGATGGCAAAAAAGTAATAGGATACAGACAGGCATTGTCACTTCCTGAGCAACCAAAATCTATGATTGTTGTAGGTTCTGGAGCTATCGGGATTGAGTTTGCTGATTTCTATAATTCTATGGGAACCAAAGTAACTGTTGTTGAATTTTTACCTAACATCGTTCCTTTGGAGGATGAAGAAGTTTCAAAACACGTTGAGAAATCTTTGAAGAAAGCTGGTATTGAGATAATGACCAATTCTTCTGTAGAATCTGTTGACACTTCAGGAAATGGCGTAAAAGCAAAAGTGAAAACTGCAACCGGAGAAATCACTTTGGAAGCGGATATTCTTCTTTCTGCTGTTGGAATTGCTTCTAACGTAGAAGGAATCGGTCTTGAGGCTGTTGGTATCAAAACTGAAAAAGGAAAAGTTTTGGTTAACGAATGGTATCAAACTTCTGTGCCAGGTTATTATGCAATTGGCGATATTATCCCAACTCAGGCTTTGGCTCACGTAGCTTCTGCTGAAGGAATTACTTGTGTGGAGAAAATTAAAGGATTGCACGTAGAAGCTATTGATTATGGAAATATCCCAGGTTGTACTTATTGTCATCCGGAAATTGCTTCTGTTGGTTTGACTGAAAAACAAGCAAAAGAAAAAGGTTACGAAATCAAAGTTGGGAAATTCCCTTTCTCAGCTTCTGGAAAAGCAACTGCAAATGGCGATGTTGATGGTTTCATCAAAGTTATTTTTGATGCTAAATACGGCGAGTGGCTAGGTTGTCATATGGTGGGCGACGGCGTTACAGATATGATTGCTGAAGCAGTTGTAGCAAGAAGATTGGAAACAACAGGTCACGATATCATCAAATCTATTCATCCGCATCCAACATTGTCAGAATCCATTATGGAAGCAGCGGCTGCGGCTTATGGAGAAGTGATTCACATCTAA
- a CDS encoding alpha-ketoacid dehydrogenase subunit alpha/beta produces MQSTYIETQQISFQDFKSSILNDYRLGRISREMSYLGRREVLTGKAKFGIFGDGKELPQLAMAKVFRNGDFRSGYYRDQTFALAIDAVSVESFFAQLYADTSVEREPASAGRQMNGHYATRSLNADGSWKNLMAQKNISSDISPTAGQMPRLLGLAQASKVYKSVKFDGSEKFSKDGNEVAFGTIGDASTAEGHFWETLNAACALQVPMIVSIWDDGYGISVPTQNQRAKADISEMLSGFQRNEGENQGCEIIQVKAWDYPALMEAYAKAEHFARYESVPVVIHVTEVTQPQGHSTSGSHERYKSEDRLSWEAEFDGLIKFREWILDYSIEIEGNEEVLATTEELDSIDSEAKKLVKDGQKKAWESYQKTISDLKSEVLPLVESIKNQNSEIVNLIETFNKIISVSKKDVFQLVRKTLLLTRSQNSSERNALKSKYEELLKIEKDNYSSHLYSESEWKATNIKEIKPIFSDFSEEVDGRVVVRNNFDKIFEKYPQSLVFGEDAGNIGDVNQGLEGLQEKYGDVRIADTGIREATILGQGIGMAMRGLRPIAEIQYLDYILYCLQGMSDDLATVQYRTKGGQKAPVIIRTRGHRLEGVWHSGSPMAGILNLSKGINILVPRSLTKAAGFYNTMLQSDEPAVIVECLNGYRLKEKQPDNLGEFTVPVGKIEVTKEGSDVTLVTYGSTWRVVTEAANELEKLGISAEVIDIQSLIPFDLSREIAESVKKTNRLVVIDEDVEGGTSAFILQQILEKQKAFRYLDSDPLTISAENHRPAYASDGDYFSKPSADDIVEKVYQLFNELNPTKYPGIY; encoded by the coding sequence ATGCAATCAACTTATATAGAAACTCAGCAAATCTCTTTTCAGGACTTCAAAAGCAGTATTCTGAATGATTATCGACTTGGAAGAATTTCCCGCGAGATGTCATATTTAGGAAGACGAGAAGTTCTTACCGGGAAAGCAAAATTTGGGATTTTTGGAGATGGTAAAGAATTGCCACAGTTGGCGATGGCAAAAGTTTTCAGAAACGGGGATTTCCGCTCTGGTTATTACAGAGATCAGACTTTCGCCTTGGCAATTGATGCAGTTTCTGTTGAAAGTTTCTTCGCGCAGTTATACGCTGATACAAGCGTAGAAAGAGAGCCTGCTTCAGCAGGTCGTCAAATGAACGGCCATTATGCAACAAGAAGTTTGAATGCTGATGGAAGCTGGAAAAATTTAATGGCTCAGAAAAATATTTCGTCTGATATTTCTCCAACAGCCGGACAAATGCCAAGATTATTAGGTCTAGCACAAGCTTCTAAAGTTTATAAATCAGTTAAATTTGATGGTTCTGAGAAATTTTCAAAAGATGGAAACGAAGTGGCGTTTGGAACAATCGGAGATGCTTCTACAGCTGAAGGTCATTTCTGGGAAACACTAAATGCAGCTTGTGCTTTGCAAGTTCCAATGATTGTTTCGATTTGGGATGATGGTTACGGCATTTCTGTTCCGACACAGAATCAAAGAGCAAAAGCTGATATTTCTGAAATGCTTTCCGGTTTCCAAAGAAACGAAGGCGAAAATCAAGGTTGTGAAATTATCCAAGTGAAAGCTTGGGATTATCCGGCATTGATGGAAGCTTATGCGAAAGCAGAACATTTTGCAAGATATGAAAGTGTTCCTGTTGTAATCCACGTTACGGAAGTAACTCAACCACAGGGGCATTCAACTTCTGGTTCACACGAACGTTACAAATCTGAAGACAGATTAAGCTGGGAAGCAGAATTTGATGGATTGATTAAATTCAGAGAATGGATTCTGGATTACAGCATCGAAATTGAAGGAAATGAGGAAGTTTTAGCTACGACTGAAGAATTAGATTCAATTGATTCTGAAGCTAAGAAATTGGTTAAAGATGGACAGAAAAAAGCTTGGGAATCTTATCAGAAAACAATTTCCGATCTTAAATCCGAAGTTTTACCTCTTGTAGAATCAATCAAAAATCAAAACTCAGAAATTGTAAATCTAATCGAGACTTTCAATAAAATCATCTCTGTAAGTAAGAAAGATGTTTTTCAATTGGTTAGAAAGACTTTATTGTTGACAAGGAGTCAAAATTCATCTGAAAGAAATGCATTGAAATCCAAATATGAAGAGCTATTAAAAATCGAAAAAGATAATTATTCTTCTCATTTATATTCGGAATCTGAGTGGAAAGCCACTAATATAAAAGAAATTAAACCAATATTTTCTGATTTTTCTGAAGAAGTTGATGGTAGAGTAGTTGTAAGGAATAACTTTGATAAAATCTTTGAAAAATATCCTCAATCCTTAGTTTTTGGAGAAGATGCTGGAAATATTGGCGATGTTAACCAAGGTTTGGAAGGACTTCAGGAAAAATATGGCGATGTAAGAATTGCTGATACAGGAATCCGGGAAGCCACAATCTTAGGTCAGGGGATTGGGATGGCAATGCGTGGTTTAAGACCAATTGCTGAAATCCAATATCTTGATTATATTTTGTATTGTCTACAGGGAATGAGCGATGATTTGGCAACAGTTCAATATAGAACGAAAGGAGGTCAAAAAGCACCGGTTATTATTAGAACGAGAGGTCACAGACTGGAAGGTGTTTGGCATTCTGGTTCACCAATGGCAGGGATTCTGAATCTTTCTAAAGGTATCAATATCCTAGTTCCGAGAAGCTTAACAAAGGCTGCTGGATTCTATAATACAATGCTCCAAAGTGACGAGCCAGCTGTGATTGTAGAATGTCTGAACGGTTACAGATTGAAAGAAAAACAGCCGGATAACTTAGGTGAATTTACTGTGCCAGTTGGAAAAATTGAAGTTACGAAAGAAGGTTCTGATGTAACTTTGGTAACTTATGGTTCTACTTGGAGAGTTGTGACTGAGGCTGCAAATGAATTAGAAAAATTGGGAATTTCTGCAGAAGTAATTGATATTCAGTCTTTAATTCCATTTGATTTATCTCGAGAAATTGCTGAGAGTGTTAAGAAAACAAACCGGTTAGTTGTGATTGATGAAGATGTTGAAGGGGGAACTTCGGCGTTTATTCTTCAGCAAATTCTGGAGAAGCAAAAGGCTTTCAGATATTTGGATTCGGATCCGTTGACGATTTCGGCCGAGAATCACCGACCAGCTTATGCAAGTGATGGAGATTACTTCAGTAAGCCTTCCGCAGATGATATTGTAGAAAAAGTGTATCAATTATTCAATGAATTGAATCCTACAAAGTATCCAGGAATTTACTAA
- a CDS encoding DCC1-like thiol-disulfide oxidoreductase family protein, which translates to MKTLQNHILIYDKDCPMCNIYSKGFIKAGMLDENGREAFSEISPETKNKIDFHRSKNEIALIDTKNNKVIYGLESLLTIIGNSFPSLEKIARIKPFHWFFQRLYKFVSYNRKQIISSVKDLTEDNCVPDFNLKYRIFYLGFVLMFSAYVLGFFNQRLFPDFKNNFGLEFFICCMQIVWQGTFMGIYLKHRIWDYLGNMMTVSLLGTLLLIPALFFDFNQIFYFIYFAIVVFIMFLEHLRRCRILKFGIIPTVSWMLFRITFGAVLLYIVLN; encoded by the coding sequence ATGAAAACTTTACAAAACCACATTCTCATCTACGACAAAGATTGTCCAATGTGTAACATCTATTCCAAAGGCTTTATCAAAGCCGGAATGCTTGATGAAAACGGAAGGGAAGCCTTCTCAGAGATTTCTCCCGAAACAAAAAACAAGATTGATTTTCATCGTTCAAAAAACGAAATTGCTTTGATTGATACGAAGAATAATAAAGTAATTTACGGATTAGAAAGTCTGCTCACAATCATTGGTAATTCTTTTCCGTCGTTGGAAAAAATCGCGAGAATCAAACCTTTTCATTGGTTTTTCCAGAGACTTTACAAATTCGTTTCTTACAACAGAAAACAAATCATTTCTTCAGTAAAAGATTTGACTGAGGACAACTGCGTTCCTGATTTCAACTTGAAATACAGAATTTTTTATCTTGGATTTGTTTTAATGTTTTCCGCCTATGTTTTAGGATTTTTTAATCAACGATTGTTTCCGGATTTCAAAAATAATTTTGGGTTAGAATTTTTTATTTGCTGTATGCAAATCGTTTGGCAAGGAACATTTATGGGAATTTATCTCAAACACAGAATCTGGGATTATCTGGGAAATATGATGACGGTTTCCTTACTTGGAACACTGCTTTTGATTCCTGCTTTGTTCTTCGATTTTAACCAAATATTCTATTTTATTTACTTTGCGATTGTAGTGTTCATAATGTTTTTGGAACATTTGAGACGATGCAGAATTCTGAAATTCGGGATAATTCCAACCGTTTCCTGGATGTTGTTCAGAATCACTTTCGGAGCTGTTCTTCTCTATATTGTTTTAAACTAA
- a CDS encoding VWA domain-containing protein, whose product MENQDIDKMFNDAGKSAEENPTFPSFEKVWEKVEEKLDKKENKKRIIPLWLPYGMVAGLALTFGVLYFMKDDKVKIEPQIASNDYGTPINPNPIESPKKVEEINKIFEENLAKNPIKPAEAKDIIAFHEAPMDVVSPPMIYTSPVTDAIAPTVRYDVNEVKDEVIINPSPQSNYVYTEKTKEIEPVVVTAMGIKRESAKAAYSTSTISSTLMGKVSGVKVSPSLGTSGTSSKITLRGIASLKHNDESKNIEEVVVVGRKRTLWQKLFSKTQKETLITEIETDLPDAGKLTAGEVNDFSKWNYWQDIAVPILDQYKNTWKFFPDKRVSVQLVNFDNNPIIGKKLKLIDDKKEVVWESVTDNRGNAELWISSLIDQKLNSQQYSIIDEDGNILSNNPKEFRTGQNLIKINESCIGKRPLDLVFVVDATGSMGDEINYLKSELLDVLKKVESNLTQTNVRYGSVFYRDNGDEYVTRKFDFSNNSENLINFIKKQDAKGGGDTPEAVVEALDSSIDELAWSNENSTKIMFLLLDAPPHLSDENIERLHQKIKLASKKGITIIPIAASDTDKQTEYLMRTFALLTNGTYTFLTNDSGIGNNHIKPTASEYEVEKLNDLLLRLILQRSTVPDCKNGVTKEYINKKLEVESLDKKGFSTKIYPNPTKGVFKIDANRDIEEFVLYDYTGKILLRKNNFGKGSNSFDISEYPQSVYLVRLKYGTESETFKLIKN is encoded by the coding sequence ATGGAAAATCAAGATATCGATAAAATGTTCAACGATGCTGGGAAATCTGCAGAAGAAAATCCAACATTTCCTTCTTTTGAAAAAGTTTGGGAAAAAGTTGAAGAGAAATTAGATAAAAAAGAAAATAAGAAAAGAATCATTCCACTTTGGTTGCCATATGGAATGGTTGCTGGATTGGCTTTGACGTTTGGCGTTTTGTATTTTATGAAAGATGATAAAGTCAAGATTGAGCCTCAGATTGCTTCAAACGATTACGGAACACCAATCAATCCCAATCCGATAGAAAGTCCTAAAAAAGTAGAAGAAATCAATAAGATTTTTGAAGAGAATTTGGCTAAAAATCCAATAAAACCAGCTGAAGCAAAAGATATTATTGCTTTTCATGAAGCTCCAATGGATGTTGTTTCTCCCCCAATGATATATACTTCTCCAGTTACAGATGCAATTGCGCCTACAGTTCGTTACGACGTTAATGAAGTGAAAGATGAAGTTATAATAAATCCTTCGCCTCAATCTAATTATGTATATACTGAAAAAACAAAGGAAATAGAACCAGTAGTTGTAACTGCAATGGGAATCAAAAGAGAATCAGCGAAGGCAGCATATTCTACATCCACAATAAGTTCAACATTAATGGGTAAAGTATCTGGTGTTAAAGTTTCCCCTAGCTTAGGAACATCAGGAACTTCTTCAAAAATTACTTTAAGAGGAATAGCTTCTTTAAAACATAATGATGAAAGCAAAAATATTGAAGAAGTTGTGGTCGTTGGTCGTAAAAGAACACTTTGGCAGAAATTATTTTCAAAAACACAAAAAGAAACTCTAATTACAGAAATCGAAACTGATTTACCAGACGCTGGAAAACTAACAGCTGGCGAAGTGAACGATTTTTCCAAATGGAATTATTGGCAGGATATTGCAGTCCCAATTCTTGACCAATATAAAAATACCTGGAAATTTTTTCCTGACAAAAGAGTTTCTGTACAATTAGTTAATTTTGATAACAATCCAATTATCGGAAAGAAATTAAAATTAATCGATGATAAAAAAGAAGTGGTTTGGGAAAGCGTGACAGATAATCGTGGAAATGCAGAATTGTGGATTTCTTCATTAATAGATCAAAAATTAAATTCGCAACAATATTCTATTATTGATGAAGACGGAAATATTTTGTCAAATAATCCAAAAGAATTCCGAACCGGGCAGAATTTGATCAAGATCAATGAAAGTTGCATAGGAAAAAGACCTTTGGATTTGGTTTTTGTGGTCGATGCAACGGGTTCTATGGGCGACGAAATCAATTACCTGAAATCTGAATTATTGGATGTCTTGAAAAAAGTAGAATCCAATTTGACTCAAACTAATGTAAGATATGGTTCTGTTTTTTACAGAGATAATGGTGATGAGTACGTGACTAGAAAATTTGATTTTTCTAACAATTCAGAAAATCTTATAAATTTCATCAAAAAACAAGATGCAAAAGGTGGAGGTGATACACCGGAAGCAGTTGTAGAAGCTTTAGATTCATCAATTGATGAATTAGCTTGGAGTAATGAAAATTCCACGAAAATAATGTTTCTTCTTCTGGATGCGCCACCACATTTGTCCGATGAAAATATTGAAAGACTTCATCAAAAAATAAAACTAGCTTCCAAAAAAGGAATTACTATTATTCCAATTGCAGCAAGCGACACCGATAAACAAACGGAATATTTGATGCGGACATTTGCATTGTTGACAAACGGAACTTATACCTTTTTGACTAATGACAGCGGAATTGGCAACAATCACATCAAACCAACTGCAAGCGAATATGAAGTTGAAAAATTGAATGATTTGTTATTGAGGTTAATTCTTCAACGCTCAACAGTTCCTGATTGTAAAAATGGTGTTACGAAAGAGTATATTAATAAAAAACTGGAAGTAGAAAGTTTGGATAAGAAGGGTTTTTCGACCAAAATCTATCCGAATCCGACAAAAGGTGTTTTCAAAATTGATGCAAACCGAGATATCGAAGAATTTGTTCTATATGATTATACAGGCAAGATATTATTAAGGAAAAATAATTTTGGCAAAGGCTCTAATTCATTTGACATTTCAGAGTATCCTCAAAGTGTTTATCTTGTACGATTGAAATATGGAACAGAATCAGAAACATTCAAATTGATTAAGAACTAA
- a CDS encoding GbsR/MarR family transcriptional regulator codes for MKLDEAKEKYIQTWGTFATSWGINRTMAQVHALLLAEGKPLSTDEVMEKLEISRGNANMNLRNLMDWGIVKKELVKGDRKEYFFAEKDVWFLFKQITKERRKREIEPVVAFLEELKNVEDDSEEAKEFIKLMEDFGNVTNKINNIMDLAIKSDDHWLVGKITNLLK; via the coding sequence ATGAAACTAGACGAAGCCAAAGAAAAATACATCCAAACCTGGGGAACTTTTGCCACAAGTTGGGGAATCAACAGAACAATGGCGCAGGTTCACGCTTTGCTTTTGGCAGAAGGAAAACCTTTGTCTACAGATGAAGTGATGGAAAAATTGGAAATTTCCCGGGGGAATGCCAATATGAATCTTAGGAATCTGATGGATTGGGGAATTGTAAAAAAAGAATTGGTAAAAGGAGATAGAAAGGAATATTTCTTTGCAGAAAAAGATGTCTGGTTTCTGTTCAAACAGATTACAAAAGAGCGAAGAAAAAGAGAAATAGAGCCAGTTGTAGCTTTTCTTGAGGAACTAAAAAATGTAGAAGATGATTCCGAAGAAGCAAAAGAATTTATCAAACTGATGGAAGATTTTGGGAATGTAACTAACAAAATCAACAATATAATGGACTTAGCCATAAAAAGCGATGACCATTGGCTTGTTGGAAAGATTACCAACTTATTGAAATAG
- a CDS encoding DUF4139 domain-containing protein — protein MKLKHFLTISFSSIIIIVAAQKPIFSEAKLKSVMLYEQSAELYSNTSLRIPKGSSELVIANIAENIDESSIKIGSKSKISVLTYRFTDDEDFYKIELDKKNPEHKIVLDSISLMEKKIKDLTIQKTSLANSISILDKNQTINSGSTSYSKELEKLIEYYQKKRIDLNLQLDNVDNDISKLNVKLGKLQTKFDLNSKEMENYPKGKLVVQVSSNVDELVNLDIKYSVRDASWRPYYDVLILDINSKTKLLYKALIRQNSGLDWKNVELHLISGFPNVHKNIPNLYDWNLYYQQPVPIMKDEVYYDAKKTAPVTASASVVSAQRMMEEVTVVRASAFQNQLNVGYDLKDLYTILSNNQDNSINLDVNEIPATYTYYTIPKMDKTVFLVAELDNLDKYNLINAEANIIFQDTNVGKTSLNTENTDNKLLLTLGDDRRISIKRDLIKDKTMEKSISSSNKEQQYSYQFTIRNNKNEKIKLRIKDQVPVSTDKQIIISMVNKGGATYDEKTGDLTWDIVLNANETKKIDFSFKVNSLKNKVLLGL, from the coding sequence ATGAAATTAAAACACTTTTTAACAATTAGCTTTAGCAGTATTATCATAATTGTTGCAGCTCAAAAACCAATCTTTTCAGAAGCAAAACTAAAATCGGTAATGCTTTATGAACAGTCTGCGGAATTATACAGCAATACTTCTTTGAGGATTCCAAAAGGGAGTTCGGAATTAGTCATCGCCAATATCGCAGAAAACATAGATGAATCCTCAATAAAGATTGGTTCAAAATCTAAAATCTCCGTATTGACCTATCGTTTTACGGATGACGAAGATTTTTATAAAATAGAACTGGATAAGAAAAATCCCGAGCACAAAATTGTTCTGGACAGCATTTCATTGATGGAGAAAAAGATTAAAGATCTTACGATTCAAAAAACATCTTTGGCAAATAGTATTAGTATTTTGGATAAAAATCAAACCATCAATTCTGGGTCAACGTCCTATTCCAAAGAACTGGAAAAACTGATTGAATATTACCAAAAGAAAAGAATTGACCTTAATTTGCAATTGGATAACGTAGATAATGACATTTCTAAACTGAATGTAAAATTAGGGAAACTTCAGACCAAATTTGATTTGAATAGCAAAGAAATGGAAAACTATCCAAAAGGAAAATTGGTGGTTCAGGTTTCCAGCAATGTTGATGAATTGGTAAATCTGGACATCAAATACAGTGTTCGAGATGCTTCTTGGCGACCTTATTATGATGTTTTGATTCTGGATATCAATTCGAAAACAAAATTATTATATAAAGCATTAATCAGACAAAATTCTGGATTGGATTGGAAAAATGTAGAACTGCATTTGATTTCCGGTTTTCCAAATGTTCATAAAAATATTCCGAATCTGTATGATTGGAATTTGTATTATCAGCAACCAGTTCCGATTATGAAAGATGAAGTTTATTATGATGCTAAAAAGACAGCTCCAGTAACAGCTTCAGCAAGTGTAGTTTCAGCACAGAGAATGATGGAAGAAGTCACTGTAGTTCGAGCCAGCGCATTTCAAAATCAGCTCAATGTCGGTTATGATTTGAAGGATTTATATACGATTTTATCTAATAATCAGGATAACAGTATCAATTTGGATGTCAACGAGATTCCGGCAACTTACACTTATTACACGATTCCGAAAATGGATAAAACGGTATTTCTGGTTGCAGAATTGGATAATCTGGACAAATATAATCTCATCAATGCAGAAGCTAATATCATTTTTCAGGATACCAATGTTGGCAAAACGTCTCTCAATACAGAGAATACAGATAACAAACTTTTGTTGACTTTGGGCGATGACAGAAGGATTTCTATCAAAAGGGATTTGATAAAAGACAAAACGATGGAGAAAAGCATTTCTTCATCCAACAAAGAACAGCAATATTCTTATCAGTTTACCATCAGAAACAACAAGAATGAGAAAATCAAATTGAGAATAAAAGACCAGGTTCCTGTATCTACAGATAAACAAATTATTATCAGTATGGTGAATAAAGGCGGCGCAACTTACGATGAGAAAACAGGCGATTTGACTTGGGATATTGTTCTTAATGCTAATGAAACAAAGAAAATAGATTTCTCATTTAAAGTTAATTCACTGAAAAATAAGGTTTTATTAGGATTATGA
- a CDS encoding RNA polymerase sigma factor, translated as MEHDIYIRCRNKDRNAQRKLYEEYAGRFFATCRRYLKNDEDAEEVLADSFYIIFTKLEQLKDFQVFDAWAKKIVVNQCLQKLRKKQPFSISIEENFVDLPDSEPENVVEEKGILSLLNFLPEGCRTIFNLFAMEGYPHKEIAQMLSISEGTSKSQVNFARKKLQELVKLQTINS; from the coding sequence ATGGAACACGACATTTACATAAGATGCAGAAATAAAGACCGCAACGCACAGCGGAAACTTTATGAAGAATATGCAGGCAGATTCTTTGCGACCTGCAGACGTTACCTGAAAAACGACGAAGATGCGGAAGAAGTTTTGGCTGATTCTTTCTATATTATTTTCACAAAACTGGAACAACTCAAAGATTTTCAGGTTTTCGATGCTTGGGCAAAGAAAATTGTAGTGAATCAGTGTCTTCAGAAGCTTCGCAAGAAACAGCCCTTTTCGATTTCTATTGAAGAAAATTTTGTGGATTTACCAGATTCCGAGCCGGAAAATGTTGTGGAAGAAAAAGGAATTTTGTCACTTCTTAATTTCCTTCCAGAAGGCTGTCGCACGATTTTCAATCTGTTTGCGATGGAAGGTTATCCGCACAAAGAAATTGCTCAGATGCTTTCCATCTCGGAAGGGACTTCCAAATCTCAGGTGAATTTTGCCCGCAAAAAATTGCAAGAGCTTGTGAAACTTCAAACAATTAATTCTTAA